The genomic interval TTGCGCGTGCTCGATGTCTTCAAGAGCGAAGGCATGAAAATCGAAATCGAGGAAGCCCTCCTCGGCGGCGGCGCGGTGGATGCCACCGGCTCGCCCTACCCTGAAGCCACGCAGAAAATCGCCCGCGCGGCCGACGCCGTGCTGCTCGGCGCCGTCGGCGGCCCGCAGTGGGACAACCTGCCCCGCCCGCAACGCCCGGAGCGCGGCCTGCTGGGCATCCGCAAGGATCTCAACCTGTTCGCCAACCTGCGCCCGGCCGTGCTGTATGCGGAACTGGCCAACGCCTCGTCGCTGAAACCCGAGATCGTCGCCGGTCTGGACATCATGATCGTGCGCGAGCTCACCGGCGACATCTACTTCGGCGAACCGCGCGGCATCACGACGGAAAACGGCAAGCGCGTGGGCCGCAACACCATGATCTACGACGAGGACGAAATCCGCCGCATCGGTCGCGTGGCCTTCCAGGCCGCCCAGCGCCGCAACAAAAAGCTGTGCTCGGTCGACAAGATGAACGTGCTGGAAACCACCCAGTTGTGGCGCGACGTGATGAACGAGCTGGCGCCGGAATATCCGGACGTCGAACTCAGCCACATGCTGGTCGACAACGCCGCCATGCAGCTGGTGCGCAATCCCAAGCAGTTCGACGTGATGGTCACCGGCAACATCTTCGGCGACATCCTTTCCGACGAAGCCTCGATGCTCACCGGCTCGATCGGCATGCTGCCCTCGGCCTCGCTGGACGAGAACAACAAGGGCATGTACGAGCCTTGCCACGGCTCGGCGCCGGACATCGCCGGCAAGAACCTCGCCAATCCGCTGGCCACCATCCTCTCGGCGGCGATGATGCTGCGCTACAGCTTCAATGACGAAGCCTCAGCCACGCGCATCGAGACGGCGGTGAAGAAAGTGCTCGCCGCCGGCTATCGCACCGGCGACATTTTCGAGCCGGGCACCCAGAAGGTCTCCTGCTCGGAGATGGGAGATCAAGTCGTGGCAGCGCTGGCGGCACTGTAAGTTACGGCGCAGTGTATGGCTCCATGATCCCATGGCCATGACTGCGTAACGGCAAACCGGGCCGTCCCTGGCTTCTGCTTCGGGCGGCCCGGTTTCATTCGGCTTCAGATGAATTCCGGCTCGGTAAATTCCAGCTCGGTATCAGGCCCATCCAGAATTTCGTCTGCGGACTCTCGAGGCGCCTGTTGCTCCTGTTCATTCTGTTGCTCTTGTTCCCCTTGTTCCGTTCCCGGCACATCCTCATCCTCACCCACGGCCTGTTCAACGTCTGCCTCAACTTCCGCCTCATTCGCAGGCGTTTCTCCGGCCTCGGTTTCTCCAGCCTCGTTTTCATCCAGACTCCCGCTCGGCGCCGGCAATTCATCCGCAGCCGGCTCGGGAGGCGCGCTTTCATCAGCCCCATCCATCTCCATCTGAATGAAAATTCGCGGCTTTTGTTCGGTTTGTTCGGTTTGTTCGGTTTGTTCGGTTTGTTCGGTTTGTTCGGTTTGTTCGGTTTGTTCGGTTTGATCGCGCAGGCGACCCGCTTGCGCGTCACGCGCCATCGCCTGCTGCAGCAATTTGGCGATCTCCAGATTCTGCGCCGCCCGCGCAATGTCCAGCGCCGTCTGCTGCTGGCGATCGAGCAGGCTCGCATCGGCATGCCGTGCCAGCAGCAAACTGACGGCCTCCAGGTGGCCATTGCGGCTGGCAATCATCAAGGCCGTGGCGCCGTTGGCTGCCCGGGCATCGACCGCCGCGCCGTGATCGAGCAGGAAACGCATCACCGCAACGTGGCCGTTGAAAGCCGCATAGGCCAGCGGCGTCCAGCCGCCACCGGGCGGATCGATCCGGGCACCGGCAGCCACCAGTTTTTCGACGATGCCCGGATGCCCGTTGAGCGCAGCCAGCATCAGCGCCGTATCGCCATACTTGTTTCGTTTCGACAGGTTGGCGCGATTTTGCAGCAGATAATCGAGGATTTCCTCCTCGCCATTGCGGGCAGCCAGCATCAACAGCGTATTGCCGGCACGGTCCGAGGTATTGACATCCATGCCGCGCTGCAGCAACTGCATGACCTCGGCCACGTCGCTCTGCTCCATGGCCTGCAGCAGGTCGTCATAAACGCCTGCCTGGACCGTCGCCGACATCAGTAACAGCGTAACGCAGCCCGCCGACAAAGCCTGCCGCAAGGCCGAAGCGAAGCTCATGCCTCGCCTCGCCTGGCGCCGGCAAACAAACGGAAGAAATTCTCCGTCGTCGCCGCCGCAATCGTTTCCACGCTGGTATCGCGCAAGCGGGCCAACTCCTCGGCCACATGCACCACATACGCCGGCTCGTTGAGCTCGCCGCGATGCGGCACCGGTGCCAGATAGGGCGCATCCGTCTCGATCAGCAGGCGCTCCTGCGGCACCATCCGGGCGACCTCCTTCAGCGCCTTGGCGTTCTTGAAGGTGACGATGCCCGAAAACGAGATGTGGAAACCCAGCGCCAGCGCTTCCTCGGCCACCGCCTGCGACTCGGTGAAACAGTGCATCACCCCGCCCACCGCCTCAGCGCCCTCCTCGCGCATCAGGCGCAGGGTGTCCTCGGCAGCCGCGCGGGTGTGGATGATCAGCGGCTTGCCGGCTGCGCGCGCCGCGCGGATATGGGTACGAAAACGCTCGCGCTGCCATTCCAGATCGCCCTGCAGGCGGTAGTAGTCCAGCCCGGTCTCGCCGATCGCCACCACCTTGGGATCGCGCGCCAGCTCGACCAGCGTCGCCACCGTTGGCTCGCATGCCGGCTCGGCGGTTTCCGTATCCGGATGCACGCCGACCGCCGCGAACAGGTTGTCCCGGCGCCGCACCAATTCCAGCAAGGCGGGAAAGCGTTCCAGCGTAACGCCCGCGCACAGGGCATGGCCGACCCGGTTACCCGCCATATGCGCCATGATCTGCTCGAATTGCGCTGCCAGTTCGGGGAAATCCAGGTGGCAATGCGAGTCTACAAAAACAGGATTCACTTTAATGATAATTCCCAATAGTATGTTTTAATTGCTGTTCTAATTAGAAAGAATAGTCAGCAATGTACGTCCCACAGGGACTACCTTTGGCCATCCCACGGGGACTTTCTTTGGTCGTCATTCCCGCGAAAGCGGGAATCCAGTATGTCAATGGATCCCCGCTTTCGCGGGGATGACGGCCTCTTCGCATGAAATTATTCCGGACAGTAGTACGCTTTCGCGGGAATGACGAGAACCTATGTGTAGTTCTGCTGACGTTCATTGCTAATCAGGATTGTTGTATGTTTCAATTGTTTTTTACTGACAGAGACCGTAGATAGCGGGCCGCCATGTCCTCGAGGAACAACTGCGTATTCAGCGGATGACGGGCGACCGCCCGGATGCGCCGCAAATCCCTGTCGCAGCCCAGCAAGGCCGTTGCATTGCTGCGTTTCGTCAGCGCCTCCAGCCTGTCGCGCCAGGCCGGCTCCAGGTGATAACGCAGGCTGCCCGCCAGCGCCACCTGCGTCAGATCCATCACCCATTTCTGCACGATATCAACCAGTTGCGGCAAATCGAACGTGCTGTCCGCCTTGAGCAGTTCGCCCCATTTCGCCGCCATGGACACCGGATCCACCGGGCCATCCTGCGTAAGCAGTAACGGCTCCAGCGCCTTGCGATAGTTCGTCAGCACCGCCTGCTGCGCCCAATCACGCGCCAGCAGGGGCGCGCCGCCGGTAAGCTGCAGCAGGCTCCCGACGTCCTCGACCCCTTCGGCTTGCAACCAGCTTGCCGCCAGCGCCGGGGTCGGGCGGCCAAAAACCACGATGCGGCAGCGGCTGCGTATCGTAGGCAAGAGCTTGCGCCAGGAGTCGGAAACCAATATGAAACATATGGATGCTGGAGGTTCTTCAAGTATCTTCAGAAGTGCATTCGCTGCTGCCGGATTCATGGCCTCAGCCGGATTCAGAATAACGACGCGCCGTCCGTGGCGGTGGCTGCCAATGAAAACAAAGTCAGCCAGGCCGCGAATCTGGTCGATGCGTATCGGCCCGGATGCCACCCGCGCAGTCTTGGGCTTCGCCTTCTTCGCGCCGCTTGCCGCAGATGCCTCCTGCTCCCCCTCGTCCATGCCGGCTTCCTCCGCCGCCTCGGGCTGCACCAGACGAAAATCCGGATGATTGCCCGTCGCCAGCCAGTTGCAGGAACTGCAGCAGCCACAGGCCAGCGCGCCCGCCTCGCCCTGGGCAAGCGGCGCCTCGCAGAGCAGGCGTGCCGCCATGGCCATGGCGAACGCCTGCTTGCCCAGCCCGGCCGGCCCGGCCAGCAGCAGCGCATGCGGCAGCTTGTCCGGCGCGGACATGAGCTGCTCCCAAAGCTTGGTCTGCCACGGAAAAATGTTCATGAACAAATAGTTGAAACGGTTTTCTCAAGTGTTTTCGTGATTTCATCGAGCGGCAAGGCCGCGTCGATGCGAACGATCCGCCGGGGAAACTGCCCGGCCCGCTGCAAATAGGCTTGGCGCACGCGCTCGAAGAATTCGCCCTGCTCCTGCTCGAAACGATCCAGCGCATGGCCTGTCGCCGCCAGGCGCGCGCGGGAAATCTCGACCGGCACATCGAAAAGCAAGGTCAGATCCGGCTGAAACCCGCCCTGCACCCAGGTTTCCAGCGTCTCCAGCCGCGCCGGTGGCAGGCCGCGCCCGCCCCCCTGATAAGCGAAACTGGCATCGGTGAAGCGGTCGGAAACCACCCAGTCGCCGCGTTCCAGCGCGGGCAGAATCACCTTGTCGAGATGCTCGCGACGGGCGGCAAACATCAGCAGCGCCTCGGTTTCCAGATGCATGGGCTGACTCAGCAGCAGACCGCGCAGCGTCTCACCCAGCGGCGTGCCGCCGGGCTCGCGGGTGGCCACCACCTGCTTGCCGCACGCCCGCAGGTGGTCGATCAGCCAGGCATGGTGGGTGCTCTTGCCCGCTCCGTCGACCCCTTCCAGGGTAATGAACTTGCCTCTC from Sterolibacterium denitrificans carries:
- the leuB gene encoding 3-isopropylmalate dehydrogenase, which produces MKIAVLPGDGIGPEIITQALRVLDVFKSEGMKIEIEEALLGGGAVDATGSPYPEATQKIARAADAVLLGAVGGPQWDNLPRPQRPERGLLGIRKDLNLFANLRPAVLYAELANASSLKPEIVAGLDIMIVRELTGDIYFGEPRGITTENGKRVGRNTMIYDEDEIRRIGRVAFQAAQRRNKKLCSVDKMNVLETTQLWRDVMNELAPEYPDVELSHMLVDNAAMQLVRNPKQFDVMVTGNIFGDILSDEASMLTGSIGMLPSASLDENNKGMYEPCHGSAPDIAGKNLANPLATILSAAMMLRYSFNDEASATRIETAVKKVLAAGYRTGDIFEPGTQKVSCSEMGDQVVAALAAL
- a CDS encoding ankyrin repeat domain-containing protein, translating into MSFASALRQALSAGCVTLLLMSATVQAGVYDDLLQAMEQSDVAEVMQLLQRGMDVNTSDRAGNTLLMLAARNGEEEILDYLLQNRANLSKRNKYGDTALMLAALNGHPGIVEKLVAAGARIDPPGGGWTPLAYAAFNGHVAVMRFLLDHGAAVDARAANGATALMIASRNGHLEAVSLLLARHADASLLDRQQQTALDIARAAQNLEIAKLLQQAMARDAQAGRLRDQTEQTEQTEQTEQTEQTEQTEQTEQKPRIFIQMEMDGADESAPPEPAADELPAPSGSLDENEAGETEAGETPANEAEVEADVEQAVGEDEDVPGTEQGEQEQQNEQEQQAPRESADEILDGPDTELEFTEPEFI
- a CDS encoding TatD family hydrolase — protein: MNPVFVDSHCHLDFPELAAQFEQIMAHMAGNRVGHALCAGVTLERFPALLELVRRRDNLFAAVGVHPDTETAEPACEPTVATLVELARDPKVVAIGETGLDYYRLQGDLEWQRERFRTHIRAARAAGKPLIIHTRAAAEDTLRLMREEGAEAVGGVMHCFTESQAVAEEALALGFHISFSGIVTFKNAKALKEVARMVPQERLLIETDAPYLAPVPHRGELNEPAYVVHVAEELARLRDTSVETIAAATTENFFRLFAGARRGEA
- the holB gene encoding DNA polymerase III subunit delta', with product MSAPDKLPHALLLAGPAGLGKQAFAMAMAARLLCEAPLAQGEAGALACGCCSSCNWLATGNHPDFRLVQPEAAEEAGMDEGEQEASAASGAKKAKPKTARVASGPIRIDQIRGLADFVFIGSHRHGRRVVILNPAEAMNPAAANALLKILEEPPASICFILVSDSWRKLLPTIRSRCRIVVFGRPTPALAASWLQAEGVEDVGSLLQLTGGAPLLARDWAQQAVLTNYRKALEPLLLTQDGPVDPVSMAAKWGELLKADSTFDLPQLVDIVQKWVMDLTQVALAGSLRYHLEPAWRDRLEALTKRSNATALLGCDRDLRRIRAVARHPLNTQLFLEDMAARYLRSLSVKNN
- the tmk gene encoding dTMP kinase, translating into MRGKFITLEGVDGAGKSTHHAWLIDHLRACGKQVVATREPGGTPLGETLRGLLLSQPMHLETEALLMFAARREHLDKVILPALERGDWVVSDRFTDASFAYQGGGRGLPPARLETLETWVQGGFQPDLTLLFDVPVEISRARLAATGHALDRFEQEQGEFFERVRQAYLQRAGQFPRRIVRIDAALPLDEITKTLEKTVSTICS